A genomic region of Mycobacterium sp. Aquia_213 contains the following coding sequences:
- a CDS encoding helix-turn-helix domain-containing protein: MQQRNDAAERLAHAIRDIVNEAVQAAVERERSTPPPEPAVERPTVQEEDSDQCPWCSKRNTRHLMPVKEVRQQLGGISPATFYALVKGGELSLVKIGRRSFVHAEDLEDFFRRKRNGASRHQ; encoded by the coding sequence ATGCAGCAACGGAATGACGCGGCTGAGCGGCTGGCCCACGCGATCCGCGACATCGTCAACGAGGCCGTTCAGGCAGCAGTCGAGCGGGAGCGCTCTACGCCACCGCCCGAACCAGCCGTTGAGCGTCCCACGGTGCAAGAGGAAGACTCAGATCAGTGCCCGTGGTGCAGCAAGAGAAATACGCGCCACCTCATGCCGGTCAAGGAAGTCCGGCAGCAGCTAGGCGGCATCAGCCCCGCGACGTTCTACGCGCTGGTCAAAGGAGGCGAACTGTCGCTCGTCAAGATCGGCCGCCGATCCTTTGTCCACGCGGAAGACCTCGAGGATTTCTTCAGGAGAAAGCGAAATGGCGCTTCTCGCCACCAGTAA
- a CDS encoding helix-turn-helix domain-containing protein encodes MSRRYISIPEAAEYLGISTAFVRRLIAEGEIKGYRIGSYARHRTIRVDLDEIDEKLMQPLGPYWNDPSARPRKRTNNKPAPDRSTAVTRVEESLTVKKASERKPRRVTLWCKCGHGDGAHGMRTTYGPGVRPPEPRYRCWNCECKQFDEDTERARRAPKKRHG; translated from the coding sequence ATGAGCCGCCGTTACATCAGCATCCCCGAGGCCGCCGAATACCTGGGCATCAGTACGGCATTCGTGCGAAGGCTAATCGCAGAAGGCGAGATCAAGGGCTACCGCATCGGCAGCTATGCACGCCATCGCACGATCAGGGTCGACCTGGACGAGATTGACGAAAAGCTCATGCAGCCCCTCGGACCGTACTGGAACGATCCCTCGGCGAGGCCCCGCAAGCGCACCAACAATAAACCCGCGCCAGATCGGTCAACCGCAGTCACAAGGGTCGAGGAGTCCCTGACGGTCAAGAAGGCCTCTGAGCGCAAGCCGAGACGAGTGACGCTGTGGTGCAAGTGCGGCCACGGAGACGGGGCTCACGGCATGCGAACAACCTATGGGCCGGGCGTTAGACCGCCCGAGCCGAGGTACAGATGCTGGAATTGCGAATGCAAACAGTTCGACGAGGACACCGAACGAGCCAGGCGCGCACCAAAAAAGCGTCACGGATGA
- a CDS encoding helix-turn-helix domain-containing protein — protein MDWYEKAVQAANRIDTAHTTPWKLASAYTLLSIAESLARQLPVSRRSAALRPEPEVAAPNGEILTLAEVAEMTRQQPSTLRWWRAAGHGGPKSFKLGRRVMYRRADVEQWLATQVDGAR, from the coding sequence ATGGATTGGTATGAGAAAGCGGTCCAGGCCGCCAACCGGATCGACACCGCCCACACAACGCCGTGGAAGTTGGCGAGTGCCTACACCCTGCTGTCGATCGCGGAAAGCCTCGCGCGGCAGTTGCCAGTCAGCCGGCGATCGGCAGCACTGCGCCCGGAGCCAGAAGTCGCGGCGCCCAACGGCGAGATTCTTACCCTCGCCGAAGTGGCGGAGATGACACGACAACAGCCGTCCACATTGCGGTGGTGGCGAGCGGCGGGCCACGGTGGACCGAAGTCGTTCAAGCTCGGTCGGCGGGTGATGTACCGCCGCGCCGACGTCGAGCAGTGGCTGGCTACGCAGGTGGACGGTGCACGATGA
- a CDS encoding PfkB family carbohydrate kinase, with protein MRIVGGAYRERCANPRHDALIGSGMRAAASLAESGGDVELTTAVHESEQLEAGVVADTLGVTVDMVERTRPVSFAYFTPLNAPVIGGLGSRISNDISVEGDAVLLFGLIESGQVRAKGQRVVVDPQRPRNLTEEDLPEVEADEQAWVLNERETTQLAGVQDVFAAARRLVEARGLSVVVTKRGPQGALVTTADGHQVNVGACVTESVFPIGSGDVFAGTFAWAWADKHLDPVDAANIASNAAAHWCETKDFATPAYVLDGTFTRELVPTIKARPVYLAGPFFNLQQRWLVDVVNASLAPHVWSPSHEIGAGGIEVARQDLDGLELCDSVLALLDDNDQGTVFEVGYATKMDIPVVMYTEHVDAEGSKMLLGTGTTHYEDLSTAVYKSQWAAAFRAAARESG; from the coding sequence GTGAGGATCGTCGGCGGCGCCTACCGGGAGCGGTGCGCGAACCCTCGGCATGACGCCCTGATTGGTTCGGGTATGCGCGCGGCCGCGTCTTTGGCCGAGTCGGGCGGCGATGTGGAGTTGACGACCGCAGTACACGAGTCTGAGCAGCTGGAGGCGGGAGTCGTTGCGGACACGTTGGGCGTGACTGTCGACATGGTCGAGCGGACCCGTCCAGTGTCGTTCGCGTATTTCACCCCGTTGAATGCGCCGGTCATTGGCGGGCTCGGTTCTCGGATAAGCAATGACATCAGCGTCGAGGGCGACGCAGTGTTGTTGTTCGGTCTAATCGAGAGCGGTCAGGTTAGGGCCAAGGGCCAACGGGTCGTCGTCGATCCGCAGCGGCCTCGAAACCTGACCGAGGAGGATCTTCCTGAGGTCGAAGCTGACGAGCAGGCATGGGTACTCAACGAGCGTGAGACGACGCAGCTTGCCGGCGTTCAGGACGTTTTCGCGGCGGCGCGTCGGCTGGTGGAAGCTCGCGGATTGTCCGTTGTGGTAACGAAGCGCGGCCCGCAGGGTGCACTCGTCACGACGGCCGATGGCCATCAAGTCAACGTCGGAGCATGCGTCACCGAATCTGTTTTCCCCATCGGTTCCGGTGATGTATTCGCCGGAACATTTGCCTGGGCGTGGGCCGACAAGCACCTCGACCCCGTGGACGCGGCCAACATCGCGTCCAACGCTGCCGCGCACTGGTGCGAGACGAAGGATTTCGCGACGCCTGCTTACGTGCTCGATGGCACCTTCACCCGCGAGCTCGTGCCGACCATTAAAGCCAGGCCGGTTTACCTCGCCGGCCCGTTCTTCAATTTGCAACAGAGGTGGCTAGTCGACGTCGTGAACGCGTCTCTGGCACCGCATGTGTGGTCACCGTCGCACGAAATTGGTGCTGGCGGGATTGAGGTCGCGAGGCAGGATCTCGACGGACTGGAGCTGTGCGATTCGGTGCTTGCGCTGCTAGACGACAACGACCAGGGCACCGTATTCGAGGTCGGGTACGCGACCAAGATGGACATCCCAGTTGTCATGTACACCGAGCATGTGGACGCCGAAGGCTCCAAGATGCTCCTCGGAACAGGCACTACACACTACGAAGACCTGTCGACTGCTGTTTACAAATCGCAGTGGGCGGCCGCATTCCGCGCCGCAGCGCGCGAGAGCGGCTGA